In Pseudomonas sp. ADAK2, the genomic window TCGCCGTGTTGCGCCTGACCGACGAAACCGGCGATGGCTGTCGAATCGAGGGTCTTCACATCAATGTTGAAACCCGCGCCCGGATGCAGCGCATGGGCGGCGAGCAAGCCGATCAACAGCGCGACGCTGGACACCACTTCGAAATACAACAGCGCCTTGCCGCCGACCCGACCCACCTGTTTCACGTCGTGCATGCTGGTGATCCCGGAGACCACGGTGCAGAAGATGATCGGGCCGATGATCATCTTGATCAGCTTGATAAAACCGTCGCCCAACGGCTTGAGATCGATGCCGACCTGCGGCCAGTAATGCCCGATCACAATGCCCATCGCGATGGCGATAAGCACCTGCACATAGAGGGTTCCCAGCAGTTTTCTGATTGTCATTTTTATTATCTCGAGACGGTTTTTGGACATGACGATCCCGCGCAGGCCAGTGACGGCCCGCGGTGGGAGGTGGATTCAGGTCAGGTTGTTGCGGGTGTCAGCGCAGGGCTGTCAGTGCAGGAAAGGCAGGACCTCGGCGAGCAGCAGTTCGGGGGCTTCTTCGGCGATGTAATGGCCGGCTGGCAGGGCTTTGCCGCGCACGTCGGTGGCGACGAGTTGCCATTCCTTCAGTGGCTCGAAACAGCGGCCGACCGTGCCTTCGGCGCCCCATAGCACCAGCAGCGGCAAGTTCAGATGACGGCCGGCGTCGAGATCGGCGCGGTCGTGATCGAGGTCGATGCTCGCGCTGGCGCGGTAGTCCTCGCAGATGCCCCCGGCGGTGCCGGGCAGTTTCAAACAGCGCAGGTATTCGCTGAAGGCTTCGGCGGTGAACGGCTTGAGCCCGGCGCTACGGCTGCCCATCACGCTGCGCAGATACGCTTCGGGATCGGCTTCGATCAGGGTTTCCGGCAACGGCGCCGGGCGGATCAGGAAGAACCAGTGCCAATAGGCGCGGGCGAACGCTTCGTTGGTTTGCGCGTACATCGACAGGGTCGGCGCGATATCCAGCAGCACCATGCGCTGCACGGTCGCGGGATGGTCCAGCGCCAGGCGATGGGCGACCCGGGCGCCACGGTCGTGGGCCAGCACCGAGAATTGCTCGAAGCCCAGCGACTTCATCAGCTCGAAGCCGTCCTTGGCCATTTCCCGTTTCGAGTAGTGGGTGTGGTGATCGTTGGCCGGCGGTTTGGCGCTGTCGCCGTAGCCGCGCAGGTCGGCGGCGACCACGGTGAAGTGCTCGGCCAGTTGCTCGGCGATCTTGTGCCAGATGACGTGGGTTTGCGGGTGACCGTGCAACAGCAACAGGCCGGGGCCGGTGCCGCCGATGCGGTAGGCGATGTCCACGCCGTTGACGTGGCGCTGGTCTTTCAGGAATCCGGCGAACATGGGGAATGACTCCTTGTTGTAGTTGCCTGCATCCTGAAATTGTTCGGCGGTGACGGCAAGGCGCAAAGCGTGGGGCGGTTGTTCATGAAGTGTGTTGAGCCAGATCGTTCCCACGCTCCGCGATTAATCGTTCCCACGCTCTGCGTGGGAATGCAGCCCGGGACGCTCCGCGTCCCTCCAAAGCCGAACGCGGAGCGTCCGTGGAGGCATTCCCACGCAGAGCGTGGGAACGATCAGGGGGCTCAACCCTGTTGAAACATCTCCTTCGCCCGCTGCTCAATCTGCTCCTGGGTCAGATCCTCCTTGCGTGTCGCCAAAAACCACAAATGCCCATACGGATCCTTCAAGGTCCCCGAGCGGTCGCCATAAAACTGATCCTTGACCTCGGACACCACCGTGCCACCGGCATCAATCGCCTGTTTATAGGACTTGTCGACATCGGTCACATACAGGTGCAGCCCCACGGACGGTGACGTGTCCGGATTGCTCAATGGCCCTTGATCGCACGGCGTACCGAGCATGATCGGGCAATCGCCGATACGCA contains:
- a CDS encoding VOC family protein, which encodes MSVKPIPEGYHSITPYLGIQKAAEAIDFYKKAFNAIEVMRLSMPDGGIGHAELRIGDCPIMLGTPCDQGPLSNPDTSPSVGLHLYVTDVDKSYKQAIDAGGTVVSEVKDQFYGDRSGTLKDPYGHLWFLATRKEDLTQEQIEQRAKEMFQQG
- a CDS encoding alpha/beta fold hydrolase, which codes for MFAGFLKDQRHVNGVDIAYRIGGTGPGLLLLHGHPQTHVIWHKIAEQLAEHFTVVAADLRGYGDSAKPPANDHHTHYSKREMAKDGFELMKSLGFEQFSVLAHDRGARVAHRLALDHPATVQRMVLLDIAPTLSMYAQTNEAFARAYWHWFFLIRPAPLPETLIEADPEAYLRSVMGSRSAGLKPFTAEAFSEYLRCLKLPGTAGGICEDYRASASIDLDHDRADLDAGRHLNLPLLVLWGAEGTVGRCFEPLKEWQLVATDVRGKALPAGHYIAEEAPELLLAEVLPFLH